One segment of Rickettsiales bacterium Ac37b DNA contains the following:
- a CDS encoding Flagellar basal body rod protein FlgB, producing MNFYGTRHQVLSDNISRVNMPKEKAFDLPSLTSATMHKKLPMMVTETGHMAGNKSSQNFKIIPMPDAQELTMNGNNINLEQQTTKLAENSTDYTLVANMYKRIKALRKLPFSSNV from the coding sequence ATGAATTTTTATGGAACTAGGCATCAAGTTTTAAGCGATAACATTTCACGAGTAAACATGCCTAAAGAAAAGGCTTTCGATTTACCATCTCTGACTTCCGCTACCATGCATAAAAAGCTACCTATGATGGTAACTGAAACTGGGCATATGGCTGGTAATAAAAGCTCACAAAATTTTAAAATTATTCCTATGCCAGATGCCCAAGAATTGACTATGAATGGTAATAATATAAATTTAGAACAACAAACCACTAAACTTGCAGAAAATTCAACAGATTATACTTTAGTTGCAAATATGTATAAAAGGATAAAGGCGTTAAGGAAACTACCATTCTCGAGTAATGTATGA
- the flgC gene encoding Flagellar basal-body rod protein FlgC: MRKLYHLILLILFPNILFAADPLLTSIQVSASALKAQSARLKVIAQNIANEESTSTTQGKNPYRRKTIEFKSKFDRQLNASKVVVSKYGHDYSDFKKIFNPSHPAADRDGYVLYPNVSKIIENADAKEAQRSYEANLGTIEISKSMVDKTLDILR, translated from the coding sequence ATGAGAAAATTATACCATCTAATATTACTTATTTTATTTCCTAATATTCTTTTTGCTGCAGATCCTTTATTAACCTCTATCCAAGTTTCAGCTTCTGCATTAAAAGCTCAAAGTGCTAGATTAAAAGTAATAGCTCAAAATATTGCAAATGAAGAATCAACAAGCACTACTCAAGGCAAAAATCCTTATCGTAGAAAAACTATTGAATTTAAAAGTAAATTTGATCGCCAGCTCAATGCATCAAAAGTTGTAGTATCTAAATATGGACATGATTACTCAGATTTTAAAAAGATTTTTAATCCTTCACATCCAGCCGCTGACCGAGATGGATACGTACTATATCCTAATGTTTCAAAGATTATTGAAAATGCCGATGCGAAGGAAGCCCAAAGAAGTTATGAAGCTAATTTGGGTACAATTGAAATTTCCAAATCAATGGTGGATAAAACTTTAGATATTCTTAGATAA
- a CDS encoding Flagellar hook-basal body protein FliE, translating to MTANFINATTAYNKISAIKPSLSPMNSELPNTNKEFNQIFQSTLNNHNKIVKEGIIPSAILYSSNTSNNDGIMTSLISVFDNLRHKLEKSEKVTNKAALKKANLTDLVTTVSEAELQLQEIVYIRDKLVGIYKEIMSMQI from the coding sequence ATGACTGCTAACTTTATAAATGCGACCACTGCCTATAATAAAATTTCTGCCATTAAGCCTTCTTTATCACCTATGAATAGTGAATTACCTAACACAAATAAAGAATTTAATCAGATATTCCAATCTACATTAAATAATCATAATAAAATAGTAAAAGAAGGAATTATCCCTTCCGCAATTTTATACTCTTCCAATACATCTAATAATGATGGTATCATGACCTCTTTAATATCTGTATTTGATAATTTACGTCATAAATTAGAAAAATCTGAAAAAGTGACTAATAAGGCAGCCCTGAAGAAAGCAAACTTAACTGATTTAGTCACAACTGTAAGTGAAGCAGAATTACAATTACAAGAAATTGTATATATACGAGATAAATTAGTAGGTATATATAAAGAAATCATGTCTATGCAGATTTAA
- the fliQ gene encoding Flagellar biosynthetic protein FliQ → METNLLLDISKEAMFVLLKVSLPVLIIPLIVGLIVSLFQALTQIQENALAFVPKIIAVAFSLIIFMPYILENLQTLVLHINQLIITTS, encoded by the coding sequence ATGGAAACAAATTTACTATTAGATATTTCCAAAGAAGCTATGTTTGTATTATTAAAAGTATCTTTACCAGTTTTAATTATACCGCTGATTGTAGGATTAATTGTATCACTTTTTCAGGCTCTCACACAAATTCAAGAAAACGCCCTTGCTTTTGTACCTAAAATAATAGCTGTAGCTTTTTCTTTAATTATTTTTATGCCCTATATATTAGAAAATTTACAAACATTAGTCTTACATATAAATCAATTAATTATTACTACTAGCTAA
- a CDS encoding Transposase produces the protein MAYSLDLRKKVIHYVNKGYTREEAARIFGIGERTIYRWLSRSKSGNLAATRAAKPWKKLDPIKLLNEVSKNSNWLLSDFAKVFNVSTAAICLAFKTLGITRKKRPHSIVNGMKQNGNYFWQLSQTIKRKI, from the coding sequence ATGGCATATTCCTTAGATTTACGTAAAAAAGTAATTCACTATGTTAATAAAGGTTATACCAGAGAAGAAGCTGCAAGAATTTTTGGCATAGGTGAAAGAACAATTTATAGATGGTTATCGAGATCGAAATCCGGGAATTTAGCAGCCACACGAGCAGCTAAGCCATGGAAGAAGCTTGATCCAATCAAATTATTAAACGAGGTGTCTAAAAACAGCAATTGGCTATTATCTGATTTTGCAAAGGTTTTTAATGTGTCTACAGCTGCTATCTGTTTGGCATTCAAGACTTTGGGGATCACACGAAAAAAAAGACCACACTCTATCGTGAACGGGATGAAGCAAAACGGCAATTATTTTTGGCAGCTATCGCAAACTATAAAGCGGAAGATATAG
- a CDS encoding Major Facilitator Superfamily protein, translating to MMHDLMNQFNISTTVFGQFSGIYYIGYALMHLPIAFLLDRYGTKLVMTICILLTVIGLLPIIFTNNWTLLLLGRVIIGIGSSAAILGILKIVRLAFDEKMFTSMLSAAVVIGLIGGIYGNGPILYMCSALGYKAVIEIFALIGIILAFITYILIPKEKPYTKEQSIIDNIKSIFANYKVVAICCCGGLMIGPLEGFSDAWGNAFLTNIYNLEASTTSYLLSMIFIGMFVGLPLLSYIADKTQSYLASSITAGACMLAVFGAILSKSLSVNGIAIGLLLVGACSAYQSLIIYKASTYVTEHLKGLTNGIANMIMMSFGYGFHSCIGAVTNMYSASSHNLIYGVSIIPIALFIGVIGLLLLALQERRILVASSVS from the coding sequence ATGATGCATGATTTAATGAATCAATTCAATATAAGTACCACAGTTTTTGGCCAATTTTCAGGCATATACTATATTGGATATGCTTTGATGCATTTACCTATTGCTTTTTTACTTGATCGGTATGGTACAAAACTTGTAATGACTATATGTATATTGTTAACTGTTATAGGATTATTACCTATTATATTTACTAACAATTGGACCCTATTGTTATTAGGAAGAGTTATTATAGGTATAGGATCTTCAGCTGCAATACTTGGTATATTAAAAATTGTTCGTCTAGCATTTGATGAAAAAATGTTTACCTCTATGTTAAGCGCTGCTGTTGTTATAGGGCTTATAGGTGGAATATATGGTAATGGACCTATTCTTTATATGTGTAGTGCACTAGGATATAAAGCAGTAATAGAAATTTTTGCTTTAATAGGTATAATACTTGCTTTCATTACTTATATATTGATACCAAAAGAAAAGCCATACACCAAGGAACAAAGTATCATAGATAATATAAAATCTATTTTTGCTAATTATAAGGTAGTTGCAATATGTTGTTGTGGTGGACTTATGATAGGTCCACTTGAAGGTTTTTCTGATGCTTGGGGTAATGCCTTTTTAACAAACATATATAACTTAGAAGCGAGTACTACTAGCTACCTATTATCAATGATATTTATAGGTATGTTTGTTGGCTTACCGTTACTTAGTTATATTGCCGATAAAACACAAAGTTATTTAGCATCTTCTATCACTGCTGGAGCTTGTATGTTAGCTGTTTTTGGTGCTATATTATCTAAAAGCCTATCCGTAAATGGTATTGCTATAGGATTATTACTTGTTGGAGCTTGTTCAGCTTATCAGAGCCTAATCATTTATAAAGCTTCAACCTATGTTACAGAACATCTCAAAGGTTTAACTAATGGTATAGCTAATATGATAATGATGAGCTTTGGATATGGATTTCATAGCTGTATTGGCGCTGTTACTAACATGTATAGTGCAAGCAGCCATAATTTGATATATGGCGTTAGTATAATACCTATAGCTTTATTTATAGGTGTTATAGGATTATTATTACTTGCACTTCAAGAAAGAAGGATATTAGTAGCAAGTTCTGTATCATAA
- the rplT gene encoding Ribosomal protein L20 — translation MARVKRGVTKSARHKKILKLAKGYRGRSKNCYRIAIEKVEKALRYAYRDRRNRKRDFRALWIQRINAAVREYGLVYSRFIDGINKSGITMDRKVLADLAVREPEAFKSVVEQAKAAL, via the coding sequence ATGGCTCGTGTAAAACGTGGGGTAACTAAAAGTGCTCGTCATAAAAAAATATTAAAATTAGCTAAAGGTTATAGAGGCCGTTCTAAGAATTGCTATAGAATTGCAATTGAAAAAGTTGAAAAGGCTTTAAGGTATGCTTATAGAGATCGTAGAAATCGTAAGCGTGATTTCCGTGCGCTTTGGATACAGCGTATTAATGCAGCTGTTCGTGAATATGGATTAGTGTATTCCCGTTTTATAGATGGTATCAATAAATCTGGTATTACAATGGACCGTAAAGTATTAGCAGATTTAGCTGTACGTGAGCCTGAGGCTTTTAAGAGTGTGGTAGAGCAAGCTAAAGCTGCCCTTTAA
- the rpmI gene encoding Ribosomal protein L35, with protein MPKMKTKSGVKKRFSLTASGKVRSAQAGKRHGMVKRSKRHIRNQRGTTILCASDAAIIKNNFIPYGG; from the coding sequence ATGCCTAAAATGAAAACAAAAAGTGGAGTAAAAAAGAGATTTTCTCTTACTGCTTCTGGTAAGGTAAGAAGTGCTCAGGCTGGAAAACGTCATGGTATGGTCAAGAGATCAAAAAGGCATATACGTAATCAAAGGGGTACTACTATTTTATGTGCTAGTGATGCTGCTATCATTAAAAATAATTTTATTCCCTATGGAGGATAA
- the hopD2 gene encoding Effector protein hopD2, translated as MTFIKKSDARELILSSKNLAQGLPEKFRYIDNVSASAQFSYESLLALKKYYKNKKFIIIDLRQETHLFINGQAVHVKTKCNWGNINKTLEEIVNQENKLVEEIKQFNTITLYKQDTEEAIKFPIYSVHTEKQLVESLGIEYVRLPVLDHKHPSSDVVEKFVKLVKNSKSIIHFHCAAGKGRSTTFLAMYDIVHNAVLKSYNQIIETQLLNHGSNLIVPGIKYYLQDEGCFDMNDFLARTRFLKNFYKKYSHIL; from the coding sequence ATGACTTTTATCAAGAAAAGTGATGCTAGGGAGTTGATTCTGAGTTCCAAGAATCTTGCTCAAGGGTTACCAGAAAAATTTCGTTATATAGATAATGTTTCAGCAAGTGCACAATTTTCTTATGAATCTTTACTGGCATTAAAAAAATATTATAAAAATAAAAAATTTATTATTATAGATTTAAGACAAGAAACTCATTTATTTATTAATGGTCAGGCTGTTCATGTTAAAACCAAATGCAACTGGGGAAATATTAATAAAACGCTTGAGGAAATTGTTAATCAAGAAAATAAATTAGTAGAAGAAATTAAGCAATTTAATACTATAACCCTCTATAAACAAGATACTGAAGAAGCTATTAAATTTCCAATATATTCGGTGCATACTGAGAAGCAATTGGTAGAATCTTTAGGTATAGAATATGTAAGGTTACCTGTACTTGATCATAAACATCCTTCTAGCGATGTAGTAGAAAAATTTGTAAAATTAGTGAAGAACTCTAAATCGATAATACATTTTCACTGCGCAGCAGGAAAAGGTCGTAGTACAACATTTCTAGCAATGTATGACATTGTCCATAATGCTGTACTTAAGAGTTATAATCAAATTATAGAAACCCAGCTGCTCAACCATGGAAGTAATTTAATCGTTCCTGGTATAAAATATTATTTGCAAGATGAAGGATGTTTTGATATGAATGATTTTTTAGCGCGTACTCGATTTTTAAAAAATTTTTATAAAAAATATTCGCATATATTATAA